The Tripterygium wilfordii isolate XIE 37 chromosome 1, ASM1340144v1, whole genome shotgun sequence sequence TGGACTCTGTTAGCATTTAGAAGTAAAAGAGAAAAAGCAATCTCATCCATCCAACATGATGAGCAAACTGATTCCGATTATGAAAGTATCGAAAGCTTCATATCTACACATCTCCGAGTTCCGACCAATGATATGAGAAAGTCACCATATAAAGTTGCATTCGGTATGCAgtcagccacctcaaaaggattaCAGTAAAAGAACAGTGACAAATCACTAAATAAAGTCACCATATAAAATTACTTAACCAAGCAAGATAGGATACTAACATGAGAGAAGAGGATGATGGCACAAAAGAACATTGCTGAGTCCAGTTCTGAGATACCAAGTTACCAACATTACTTAATGATCTCAAGGTAAGAAGTTCAAGAATTGTTTCGGATTAGTCGACTCCTAAGTAACAGCAAAATCAAATAACTAAATCAAGTATCGCGAAGATGACATGTGACTTATAGAGCTTATATCTTTAGGTGTTGTTCAACCCTACACTTCCTAGCTTCTTTGAGAGACCCAATTTCTCAGTATACAACTTCAACAACTCAGGAGCTTCTTCCTCATAACACTTCACAAACTTCTCCAGGAACAAATTTTCCGGATAAGAAAATAATCTAGACAAGTTACGCTCCTTAATCAAACCTTTCAACAACAAAATTTGAGCAACCGAACCTCTTGGAACAATTCTCTTCTCCATGCTAAAGGAGAGAATTACTGGGCTTCTGCAAATAAACAAAGACTCCAGTCCCATTATATTGACAATATAATCCATCACTGCCATAATCTTATTCTCCGAAGTCATCATACACCAAGGATTCCTCGAAAATGCCAGAATAATATCTTCATCTGACCAACCCCATTTTTTATAAACATCAACCTTCATTTCCCATGTCGACTTGGTCATTGTTCTCAGTGCATAAACTGCCAGAACAAACTTCGACATTAATGGATTGAACCCCAAACCTTTCACTTCCTCCACCATGTCCCTGAATCGATCAGGGTTGGTTAAAAATGTCAGAGGCTGGCGTCGTAGTTGGTCAAGGATTATAGATTCTGGTACTCCACTTTCTCTCAATAAATTGATGTTACGTACAATAGGGGTTCTTTTGAGGTCAAGACGTAGAATGCCTGGGCCGCGTTTAATGGCTTCAACAGTCTTCTTCTCAGATTTAAGCatatttttaaagaaattaaagCAAGGATTCAATTGATTCTCTATGCTTCTCCTCAAAATGAATGGCTGAGAAGTAATAACTTTGGCAATTTCAGCGCTTGAAAACCCTTTAGAGTAAAAGAAGTCAAGTTTAGGCAAAAGGGTCTTCTCAGGATTAGCCGTGAGCACATCTGGGAGCTTCTTGATGACAGTTGAAATTTGGGTTTCAGATAAACAATGGTTCTTGAGAAAAGCAATAACTGAGTCAGGTTTCCCTGGGGTCTCAAAGTGGAGATATTTGGAGGCTCTCAAAGCAGATTCTGGTGAGAAcccacatgagtttatgagataCGAGACTGCAAATGAGTAATGATTTGCACCAGCGCCATTGGAGATGAACTTGAGAAATATAGATGATGGGTTTCGAACAAAGAGCCGTTCGTAAGTTATAGAAGCTCTAACAATATGTCTCCCATGGAGAATATTCTTACAGAGTAAGTAAATCATGGATATCGAAATTAAGTCAGCTAGACGGAAAGCTTACCAACCCTCGAAGAGAAACCCTGCACGAGTTGGGAGAAATCTGGATTGAGGCGGACTGGTGCAAGGCGGATTATGTCACAGGGCAACTCGACGGACCCTATTTTACgtttttttggtttctgtcGACTGTCGATGACATTTTTTCCCCTCTAAATAATTCtgctatttttctttctttctttgttcaaAGATCTGTTTGGTTTTCTCGGATCAGTTTCACTTGTGCttttcatcaaaatcaaaactgaACAACAATAAAGAACAGTGAATTGAGAATCATAATCAAATGCAATTGTACCATTTACCCTTCTTATGAGAATCTCAATCAGGGAATTCACTTTAACCATATAGtaaaagtataaaactataaaattcCACATCCAAGTCACTAATAGATTAGTAGAGATAGTTTGTATCACCTTAATGATCAGGGTTTAAATCCCCTccctattttaaaaaaaaatgtgaaattctATTTTGCTCGAACTTTAAATTCATTTCAGTCAACACTCAATAGATGTAGAAaacaatgaaaggaaaaaattgaCATAGGATAATATCTCTCATttataagaaaagaaagcatCACATAAGAGTTTATGCTCAAATACATTTATACATGGTATCATAGCATTACATGATATCAGACAATATCGGTTTGATATATTTGGACCGTAATTGTAACATGACATTAGCGCAAAGATTTGGTCTATTTCGACATGACATGCCCATATCCACTTGTTGGATTTTGCATAAACGAGTCTACAAGTGTGGGTGAATATCAAGACTTGTAGTCTCATAAAAAACATGCTGATAATATTTTCCGCTGGACACCAGGCAACTCCCCACCAATCCACCACCTTGCTTCCCTTTGAGACTTGCCTGAAAAGCAACTTGCTCATAAAAGTTCTCTCCTCATGTGCTAGCGACTTGCTGCACAACTCTGTAACCATAAGCATTTTTAAGTCACAAGACTCCTCAATTGCTGAAATTTTAGCTCCAAATTTCTCATCATTTTCTCAACCACTTTCTGATATGAGATGTCTTCCCCAAACAATCTCATCTGATTTACCACCTCAGTCAGCCTTGTTGAATCATCTAGGACAGATTCACTGCCCTTCATCCTTAACATCTCAAGTTCTCTCTTGAGTGTTAAGAGTTTAACAGCTCTAACCCTCTCACTGCCTTGAAACTCTTACAGCAACTTGTCCCAAGCTTGCTTGGCTGTCGTTGCCCCAACAATCCTTGGAAAAATGGATTCATGCGCAGCTGTGTGAAGAAAGCTAAGAGCTTTAAAGTTTCTTCATTCTTGTGGTAACTTTAGTACGTCTTTTAATTG is a genomic window containing:
- the LOC120002213 gene encoding uncharacterized protein LOC120002213, with product MIYLLCKNILHGRHIVRASITYERLFVRNPSSIFLKFISNGAGANHYSFAVSYLINSCGFSPESALRASKYLHFETPGKPDSVIAFLKNHCLSETQISTVIKKLPDVLTANPEKTLLPKLDFFYSKGFSSAEIAKVITSQPFILRRSIENQLNPCFNFFKNMLKSEKKTVEAIKRGPGILRLDLKRTPIVRNINLLRESGVPESIILDQLRRQPLTFLTNPDRFRDMVEEVKGLGFNPLMSKFVLAVYALRTMTKSTWEMKVDVYKKWGWSDEDIILAFSRNPWCMMTSENKIMAVMDYIVNIMGLESLFICRSPVILSFSMEKRIVPRGSVAQILLLKGLIKERNLSRLFSYPENLFLEKFVKCYEEEAPELLKLYTEKLGLSKKLGSVGLNNT